A genomic window from Vitis riparia cultivar Riparia Gloire de Montpellier isolate 1030 chromosome 16, EGFV_Vit.rip_1.0, whole genome shotgun sequence includes:
- the LOC117933313 gene encoding hydroxymethylglutaryl-CoA synthase-like, whose protein sequence is MALSPKNVGILAMEIYFPQTCVQQEALETHDGASKEKYTIGLGQDCMAFCTEVEDIISMSLTAVASLLEKYEIDPKQIGRLEVGSETVIDKSKSIKTFLMQIFEESGNTDIEGVDSTNACYGGTAALFNCINWVESSSWDGCYGLVVCTDNAVYAEGPARPAGGAAAIAMLVGPGAPIAFESKFRGSHMSHAYDFYKPNVASEYPVVDGELSQTCYLGALDSCYIRFCDKFQKLEGKPFSISEADYFAFHSPYNKLVQKSFARLYFKDFLRDASLVDEAAREKLAPFSALSKDESYQGRDLEKATQQVAKHLYDAKVQPTTLLPKQVGNMYTASLYAAFASLLHNKHDSLAGKRVLMFSYGSGLTATMFSFQLQNGQHPFSLLNIAMVMNVSEKLKSRLEFPPEKFVETLKLMEHHYGAKDFVTSKDCSLLASGTYYLTEVDSMYRRFYAKKSGDGDNTDPMSTC, encoded by the exons ATGGCTTTGAGTCCGAAGAACGTTGGAATTCTCGCTATGGAGATCTATTTTCCCCAAACTTGTGTTCAACAG GAAGCTTTGGAGACTCATGATGGTGCCAGCAAAGAAAAATACACTATTGGGCTTGGACAAGATTGCATGGCATTTTGTACAGAGGTGGAAGATATCATCTCTATGAG TTTGACTGCCGTTGCTTCCCTCCTTGAGAAATATGAGATTGATCCAAAGCAAATTGGACGGCTGGAAGTTGGCAGTGAAACTGTGATAGACAAAAGCAAGTCCATTAAGACCTTCCTAATGCAAATTTTTGAG GAATCTGGTAATACTGACATTGAAGGAGTGGATTCAACAAATGCATGCTATGGTGGGACTGCAGCTTTATTCAATTGTATAAATTGGGTGGAGAGTAGTTCATGGGATGGGTGTTATGGACTTGTTGTGTGCACCGACAATGCT GTCTATGCAGAAGGTCCAGCCCGACCAGCTGGAGGAGCAGCTGCCATTGCCATGCTAGTAGGACCGGGTGCACCTATTGCTTTTGAAAGCAAATTTAGAGGCAGTCATATGTCTCATGCCTATGACTTCTACAAGCCCAATGTTGCGAGTGAATACCCT GTTGTCGATGGAGAGCTCTCACAGACTTGCTATCTTGGTGCACTTGATTCTTGCTACATACGGTTTTGTGATAA GTTTCAAAAATTGGAGGGCAAGCCATTTTCTATCTCAGAGGCTGACTATTTTGCTTTTCATTCTCCATATAACAAG CTTGTGCAGAAAAGTTTTGCTCGGTTGTACTTCAAGGACTTCTTGAGAGATGCAAG CCTTGTTGATGAGGCCGCAAGAGAAAAGCTAGCTCCATTTTCAGCCCTATCTAAGGATGAGAGCTACCAGGGCCGGGATCTTGAAAAG GCAACACAGCAGGTAGCAAagcatctatatgatgcaaAAGTGCAACCAACAACTTTGTTACCAAAACAAGTTGGCAACATGTACACTGCATCTCTTTATGCGGCATTTGCATCCCTTCTTCACAATAAGCATGATTCACTG GCAGGTAAGCGGGTACTAATGTTTTCTTATGGGAGTGGTCTAACTGCCACAATGTTCTCATTCCAACTTCAGAATGGTCAACATCCATTCAGTTTGTTGAACATTGCAATGGTGATGAATGTCTCTGAGAAGTTGAAATCAAGACTTGAG TTTCCTCCTGAAAAATTTGTCGAAACATTGAAGCTAATGGAGCATCACTATGGTGCCAAGGACTTTGTGACGAGCAAGGACTGTAGCTTGCTGGCTTCAGGCACCTATTATCTTACTGAAGTTGACTCTATGTACCGGAGATTCTATGCCAAGAAATCTGGGGATGGCGACAACACTGATCCTATGTCTACATGTTAG